The following are encoded in a window of Verrucomicrobiia bacterium genomic DNA:
- a CDS encoding transposase, which yields MSYVSSYYHCVFSTKERQPQITPNLREKLWPYMGGIARLNKMTAIEIGGVSDHVHILLSLPSTLSIARALQLIKGGSSKWVHDTFPETPFLGWQVKYAPSARACRFWIRLSPTSAPRRSTIER from the coding sequence ATGTCTTACGTAAGCTCGTATTATCACTGCGTCTTCAGCACGAAAGAACGCCAACCCCAGATTACTCCCAACCTGCGCGAAAAACTGTGGCCGTACATGGGCGGGATTGCGCGGCTAAACAAAATGACAGCCATCGAGATTGGCGGTGTCTCCGACCACGTTCACATCCTGCTTTCCCTCCCGTCCACCCTTTCAATCGCCAGGGCGCTGCAGCTAATCAAGGGCGGCTCTTCCAAGTGGGTGCATGATACTTTCCCGGAGACGCCGTTTTTGGGTTGGCAAGTCAAGTATGCGCCTTCGGCACGAGCGTGTCGCTTCTGGATAAGATTATCGCCTACATCCGCACCCAGGAGGAGCACCATCGAAAGGTGA
- a CDS encoding transcription termination/antitermination NusG family protein — MNWHEMDEQRGEPAWYCARTQPKHEHIAAGNVRARLGLDVFHPRLRMERATRRGVVRVVEPLFPGYIFVRCSLAERVDEIRYVSGVSSLVHFGLKIPSVPEHVIEELRQCFESDEPMAVEERLAPGTEVTVAEGALLGSRGVVVRVLPARQRVQILLDFLGRTTLTEVDRRSVTVEERRMADLMPALAVEPLSVAAAA; from the coding sequence ATGAATTGGCACGAGATGGATGAGCAACGCGGCGAGCCCGCGTGGTATTGCGCCAGGACGCAACCCAAGCACGAGCATATCGCGGCAGGCAATGTGCGGGCGCGGCTTGGGCTCGATGTATTTCATCCGCGCCTCAGGATGGAGCGAGCGACACGGCGCGGGGTGGTGCGGGTAGTTGAGCCCCTTTTTCCGGGATATATTTTTGTGCGGTGCAGTCTGGCGGAGCGGGTGGATGAGATTCGGTATGTCAGCGGGGTGAGCAGCCTGGTGCATTTTGGACTGAAGATTCCTTCGGTGCCGGAGCATGTCATTGAGGAACTGCGGCAGTGTTTTGAATCGGACGAGCCGATGGCAGTGGAGGAGAGGCTGGCGCCTGGGACTGAGGTAACTGTGGCCGAGGGGGCGTTGTTGGGTTCTCGAGGGGTGGTGGTGCGGGTGCTTCCGGCGCGGCAGCGGGTGCAGATACTTTTGGATTTTCTTGGGCGAACGACTTTGACGGAAGTGGATCGGAGGTCGGTGACGGTTGAGGAGAGGCGGATGGCGGATTTGATGCCGGCGCTGGCGGTCGAGCCATTGAGCGTGGCGGCAGCGGCCTGA
- a CDS encoding GNAT family N-acetyltransferase gives MASQQRVRDDRLIVCEVEKRGTEASGNGEVAVLNPLEGSCWDEAIGVVGGGGFFHGSRWALVLQESYGYRPYYICCEQGGRTTGLLPLMEVDSWVTGRRGVSLPFTDECQPLAVNSASFQLLLQKALARGNEHRWKYLELRGGREFLPEEQASQRFYGHVVDLTPGEEKLFASLRPSVRRAIRKAKGRGLEVEISQELEAVQQFYALQCKTRRKHGLPPQPFQFFRKLHEHILSKGCGIVVLARLGAKIVAANVYLHKGQEALYKFGASEPAYQEMRGNDLVMWEGIKYYAWKGFRSLHLGRTSVANEGLRRFKLGWGAREGSIEYFRYDLRLQGFVTGRDEAFGWYNRFFSVLPLGLSRLFGGLLYRHVG, from the coding sequence ATGGCCAGCCAACAGCGTGTGAGGGATGATCGATTGATAGTGTGCGAGGTGGAGAAGCGGGGGACTGAAGCGTCCGGAAACGGGGAGGTGGCTGTGCTCAATCCCCTCGAAGGTTCGTGTTGGGATGAGGCCATTGGTGTGGTGGGGGGTGGTGGGTTTTTTCATGGGAGCAGATGGGCGCTGGTTTTGCAGGAGTCTTATGGTTACCGGCCATATTACATTTGTTGTGAGCAGGGTGGGCGCACCACTGGGCTCCTCCCGCTGATGGAGGTCGATAGTTGGGTCACAGGCCGGCGGGGAGTTTCTCTTCCATTTACCGACGAGTGCCAGCCGCTGGCGGTCAATTCCGCTTCTTTTCAATTGCTGCTGCAAAAGGCGCTGGCCCGCGGCAACGAGCATCGCTGGAAATACCTGGAATTGCGTGGCGGAAGGGAATTTTTGCCTGAGGAGCAGGCTTCGCAGCGATTTTACGGGCACGTGGTGGACTTGACTCCGGGTGAAGAGAAGCTATTTGCGAGTTTGAGGCCATCGGTTCGGCGGGCCATTCGCAAAGCGAAAGGCCGTGGTTTGGAGGTTGAAATCTCGCAGGAATTGGAGGCAGTTCAGCAGTTTTATGCGCTCCAATGCAAAACGCGCAGGAAGCACGGCCTGCCACCGCAGCCATTCCAGTTTTTCCGGAAATTGCACGAGCACATTTTGTCAAAGGGGTGCGGCATCGTGGTGCTGGCCCGGCTGGGGGCGAAGATAGTCGCAGCGAACGTGTATCTTCATAAGGGGCAAGAGGCGCTCTATAAATTTGGAGCATCGGAGCCGGCCTACCAGGAAATGCGCGGGAATGACCTGGTGATGTGGGAGGGGATTAAGTATTATGCCTGGAAAGGTTTCCGGAGCCTTCACCTGGGCCGAACGTCGGTGGCTAACGAGGGACTACGGCGATTCAAGCTGGGCTGGGGCGCCCGTGAGGGCTCGATAGAGTACTTCAGGTACGATCTGCGGCTGCAGGGGTTTGTGACTGGGCGCGACGAGGCGTTTGGGTGGTACAACCGGTTTTTTTCGGTATTGCCTTTGGGGCTGTCGCGGCTATTTGGGGGGTTGCTGTACCGGCACGTGGGGTGA
- a CDS encoding Wzz/FepE/Etk N-terminal domain-containing protein, with the protein MQSHEKQSQPPGMSLGDIYYTLFRHKWKIIAFSSVGIVAAGLVYLLMPHLYSSEAKLFIRYVMDSRVPSGLDGDPQIKNPDPGGANIINSEMEILKSLDLAVQVAEAVGPEKILGKGTGETNKYTAAQVLQKNLLVEAPPRSDILRIVFQNPDKDVVQPVLSQLIDAYLRKHVEIHRSIGAFDDVLTQQTDALRSQLAQTEEDLRKAKTNTGLMSITETKTAYTEEISKIREALFNSQAELAEREASLQALQKMMPVKQTQASAEDAAVVIPSGKIDEYKSISGQLEAFRKKEQELLGQYTDESALVRSVREQIAAAQKAKEKLEADYPKLAAMQPVASQPGAAVPGDADDAVRITALQAKLRVLSAQLSNVTAQAESINAIEPAITELERKKDLEETKYRHFSTSLEQARFDEALGAGKMSNISVTQTPSPPFRESRQMAKILGMIAGGGIACGIGLAFLLELFLDPTVRRPGEIETRLRLPLFLTIPESHKNGKSRRPAARGAADNLSGEPQVEGAAASQNGVAAWNPNGLRTYYEALRDRLVTYFEMRNLVHKPKLIAVTGCGEGAGVTTIATGLAASLSETGDGNVLLVNMTGGQGSAHPFFKGKPSCGLAGALENETRDSALVQENLYAVAEVGNGDKLSRILPRRFNSLVPKLKASDYDYIIFDMPPVSQISVTPRLASFMDMVLLVIESEKTDRGAAQRAVAMLSETKANVTAILNRTHRYVPERLLAEG; encoded by the coding sequence ATGCAAAGTCATGAGAAGCAAAGCCAACCCCCGGGGATGAGCCTGGGGGATATTTACTACACGCTGTTCCGGCACAAATGGAAAATCATTGCCTTTTCCAGCGTGGGGATTGTGGCCGCGGGATTGGTCTATTTGCTTATGCCGCATTTATACAGTTCGGAGGCGAAGCTTTTCATCCGGTATGTGATGGACTCGAGGGTGCCGAGCGGGCTCGATGGGGATCCACAGATCAAAAACCCGGACCCCGGTGGCGCCAATATTATCAACTCGGAGATGGAGATTCTTAAGAGCCTGGACCTTGCGGTGCAGGTTGCTGAAGCGGTGGGGCCCGAGAAGATTCTTGGGAAGGGCACTGGTGAGACCAATAAGTACACGGCGGCGCAGGTGCTGCAGAAAAACCTCCTCGTCGAGGCGCCACCGCGCAGTGATATCCTGCGGATTGTGTTTCAGAATCCCGACAAGGACGTTGTGCAGCCGGTTTTATCGCAACTGATCGATGCCTACCTGCGCAAGCACGTCGAGATTCACCGCAGCATCGGGGCCTTTGATGATGTTCTGACGCAGCAAACCGATGCGTTGCGCTCTCAGCTTGCGCAGACGGAGGAGGATTTGCGCAAAGCCAAGACGAACACTGGCCTGATGTCGATTACAGAGACGAAAACGGCTTACACAGAGGAGATTTCGAAGATTCGCGAGGCGTTATTCAACAGCCAGGCGGAGCTGGCGGAGCGTGAGGCCTCACTGCAAGCGTTGCAAAAAATGATGCCTGTGAAGCAAACGCAAGCTTCGGCGGAAGACGCAGCCGTTGTCATCCCATCTGGAAAGATTGATGAGTACAAGAGCATTTCCGGGCAGCTTGAGGCATTCCGCAAGAAGGAGCAGGAACTGCTTGGGCAGTACACTGATGAAAGCGCACTGGTCCGTTCTGTGCGGGAGCAAATCGCTGCAGCGCAGAAGGCGAAGGAGAAACTCGAAGCCGATTACCCGAAGCTTGCCGCGATGCAGCCGGTTGCGTCGCAGCCGGGCGCCGCTGTGCCGGGAGATGCCGACGATGCGGTGCGGATTACGGCGTTGCAAGCCAAGCTGAGGGTGCTGAGCGCGCAGCTTTCAAATGTGACAGCCCAGGCTGAATCCATCAACGCGATTGAGCCCGCGATTACCGAACTCGAGCGCAAGAAAGACCTCGAAGAGACAAAGTACCGGCACTTCTCGACCAGCCTCGAGCAGGCCCGTTTTGATGAAGCCCTGGGCGCGGGCAAAATGTCGAACATCAGTGTCACTCAAACTCCGAGTCCGCCCTTCCGTGAATCCCGCCAGATGGCGAAAATTCTTGGAATGATCGCAGGCGGGGGTATTGCGTGCGGCATCGGGTTGGCGTTTCTCCTGGAACTCTTTCTTGACCCTACGGTCCGGCGCCCAGGTGAAATCGAAACGCGTCTGCGCCTGCCTCTGTTCCTGACGATCCCCGAGAGCCATAAAAATGGAAAATCTCGCCGGCCCGCGGCGCGCGGGGCTGCCGACAACCTGTCGGGTGAACCCCAAGTGGAGGGTGCGGCGGCTTCGCAAAACGGGGTGGCCGCCTGGAATCCAAACGGCTTGCGCACCTACTATGAAGCTCTTCGCGACCGCCTCGTCACCTACTTCGAAATGCGGAACCTTGTCCACAAGCCAAAGCTCATCGCCGTCACGGGCTGCGGCGAAGGCGCTGGCGTCACAACCATCGCTACGGGCCTGGCTGCCAGCCTGTCCGAGACCGGCGATGGCAACGTTCTCCTGGTAAATATGACGGGGGGGCAGGGGAGCGCGCATCCCTTCTTCAAGGGCAAACCAAGCTGCGGCCTGGCCGGGGCCTTGGAAAATGAAACCCGCGACAGCGCCCTGGTCCAGGAAAACCTTTACGCGGTGGCGGAAGTTGGCAATGGAGACAAGCTCTCGCGGATTCTGCCCCGGCGTTTCAACAGCCTGGTGCCCAAGCTGAAGGCCAGCGACTACGATTACATTATTTTTGACATGCCGCCGGTCAGCCAGATCAGCGTCACCCCGCGCCTGGCCAGCTTTATGGACATGGTCCTGCTCGTCATCGAGTCGGAAAAGACCGACCGTGGCGCGGCCCAGCGGGCCGTGGCCATGCTCAGCGAAACCAAAGCCAACGTCACCGCGATTCTGAACAGGACCCACCGCTACGTGCCGGAGCGGCTGCTGGCAGAAGGGTAG
- a CDS encoding glycosyltransferase, whose protein sequence is MLRNRLYYSIKPLVPLPVRFAIRRWFAVRKRRQIEGSWPIMPGSETPPEGWTGWPDGKRFALVLTHDVEGNLGLAKCQKLIELEKALGFRSAFNLIPEGEYTVSEPVLADFRGRGCEIGVHDLYHDGKLFLGEHEFRANAVRINHYLREWGAAGFRSGFMLHNLDWLHQLSVQYDASTFDTDPFEPQPQGRNTIFPFWVPRTDNRAKPKSLNGSPHSSFILHPSSFPGYVELPYTLPQDSTLFLLLRERHPDIWFQKLDWIARHGGMALVNVHPDYMRFEGDPASPHTYPADLYRQFLDYARRRYKDSFWQPLPRDLAVFVARRRLPPRREPRRICMVTHSYFLSDARVSRYAEALAERGDHVDVLALRRSRELPARESIGNVSLFRLQARYGKAEKSRLSHLVPVVRFLLRCSFWLLRSHRRNPYDLLHIHNVPDFLVFAAWYPKLTGAKVILDIHDIVPEFYASKFGARHNSFVIGFLKWLERVCAKFADHVIISNHLWRDTYASRNHLNGTCSVFINNVDSRIFRPRPRTRNDGKLIIIFPGGLQWHQGLDIAIRAFPKVRSQFPNAEFHIYGDGNMKEQWLKLVQELGLRDAVRFFTPLPVRQVAEIMANADLGVVPKRADSFGNEAYSTKIMEFMSLGIPTVVSSTKIDRFYFDDSVVRFFESGNVEALSDAMLEMLRDRQLRQNMTVKGLEYVARNNWDSRRAAYLDLVDSLISGEHNSTPIPPDPFDQPTPRRAAASPEPIPELAVLSED, encoded by the coding sequence ATGCTGCGCAACCGGCTATACTATTCGATTAAGCCGCTGGTGCCGTTGCCGGTTCGGTTTGCGATCCGGCGTTGGTTCGCCGTCAGGAAGCGCCGCCAAATTGAAGGTTCCTGGCCGATCATGCCCGGGTCGGAAACTCCGCCCGAGGGCTGGACCGGCTGGCCGGATGGCAAGCGGTTTGCCTTGGTGCTGACTCACGATGTCGAAGGCAATCTCGGCCTTGCTAAATGCCAGAAGCTGATCGAACTCGAGAAAGCCCTGGGGTTCCGTTCGGCCTTCAACCTCATTCCCGAAGGGGAGTACACTGTAAGCGAGCCTGTGCTTGCTGACTTCCGTGGCCGTGGCTGCGAAATCGGCGTCCACGATCTCTATCACGACGGCAAGCTCTTCCTGGGTGAGCATGAATTTCGCGCCAATGCCGTTCGGATCAACCATTACCTGCGGGAGTGGGGCGCCGCGGGTTTTCGCTCGGGGTTCATGCTGCACAACCTCGACTGGCTGCATCAGCTCAGCGTGCAGTACGACGCCTCGACGTTCGACACCGACCCTTTCGAGCCTCAACCCCAAGGCCGGAACACCATCTTTCCTTTCTGGGTCCCGCGTACAGACAATCGCGCCAAGCCCAAGTCCCTTAATGGCTCCCCACATTCATCCTTCATCCTTCATCCTTCATCCTTTCCCGGCTACGTCGAGCTTCCCTACACGCTCCCGCAGGATTCGACACTTTTCCTGCTTCTGCGGGAACGCCACCCGGACATCTGGTTTCAAAAGCTGGATTGGATTGCGCGTCACGGCGGCATGGCCCTGGTCAATGTGCATCCGGACTACATGCGTTTCGAAGGGGACCCCGCGTCGCCTCACACGTATCCTGCGGACCTGTACCGGCAGTTTCTCGATTATGCCCGGCGCAGATACAAAGACTCGTTTTGGCAGCCCTTGCCCAGGGATCTGGCGGTCTTCGTCGCCCGGCGCCGCCTTCCGCCTCGCCGGGAGCCGCGCCGCATCTGCATGGTCACGCATTCCTATTTTCTTTCCGATGCTCGCGTTTCCCGCTATGCCGAGGCTCTTGCTGAGCGCGGCGATCACGTCGATGTACTGGCTCTTCGGCGGTCGCGTGAGCTCCCGGCCCGCGAGAGCATTGGCAATGTTAGCCTGTTCCGGCTCCAGGCTCGTTATGGCAAAGCCGAGAAGTCACGCCTCTCGCACCTGGTGCCGGTGGTTCGCTTTCTCCTCAGGTGCTCCTTCTGGCTGCTGCGCAGCCACCGCCGGAATCCATACGATTTGCTGCATATCCATAATGTCCCGGATTTTCTCGTCTTCGCCGCCTGGTATCCCAAGCTCACCGGCGCCAAAGTCATCCTCGACATCCACGACATCGTTCCGGAGTTTTACGCCAGCAAGTTTGGCGCGCGGCACAACTCATTCGTGATTGGGTTTTTGAAATGGCTGGAGCGCGTTTGCGCCAAGTTTGCCGACCATGTCATTATCTCCAACCATCTCTGGCGTGACACATACGCTTCGCGCAACCACCTGAACGGGACATGCTCCGTCTTCATCAACAATGTGGATTCGCGAATCTTCCGCCCCCGGCCGCGCACCCGCAACGACGGCAAGCTCATCATCATCTTCCCCGGCGGCCTGCAATGGCACCAGGGCCTGGATATCGCGATTCGCGCCTTTCCCAAGGTGCGGTCGCAATTCCCGAATGCCGAGTTCCATATCTACGGCGATGGGAACATGAAAGAGCAGTGGCTCAAGCTGGTCCAGGAACTCGGGTTGCGCGACGCCGTGCGTTTCTTCACCCCGCTGCCGGTGCGGCAGGTCGCCGAGATAATGGCCAATGCTGATCTTGGAGTCGTTCCCAAGCGCGCCGATTCCTTCGGCAACGAAGCCTACAGCACCAAGATCATGGAGTTCATGTCCCTGGGTATCCCGACTGTGGTCTCGAGCACAAAGATTGATCGGTTTTACTTTGATGATTCCGTGGTCCGCTTCTTCGAATCCGGCAATGTGGAGGCCCTGAGCGATGCAATGCTCGAAATGCTCCGCGACCGCCAACTGCGCCAGAACATGACCGTTAAGGGCCTCGAATACGTCGCCCGCAACAACTGGGATTCGCGCCGCGCCGCCTATCTCGACCTGGTTGACTCGTTGATCTCGGGCGAGCATAACTCCACACCGATTCCGCCCGACCCGTTTGACCAACCCACTCCCAGGCGAGCTGCTGCCTCACCGGAACCCATCCCCGAGCTGGCAGTTTTGTCCGAAGATTGA
- a CDS encoding polysaccharide deacetylase family protein, which translates to MRLDRSITLNLVQPLRRLLAAPKRSVGSSNAPSLLTPTTLQHSTSPVPILMYHSISDAPEPGVPAYYQTSTSLAVFRQHMEFLAQNGYKAVSLKTLVADLCAPFSPPTTPPLRHSTTPFPRLAAITFDDGFRNFYTEAFSVLQQHGFTATMFLSTAFIGDTPRRFCPVGSQSKIKNQKSKIFLDCLKWTEVLELHRAGIEFGSHSVNHPRLVELDWPAVRSEICESKSEIEQRLGEGVTTFCYPYAFPQADRQFAGRFAQLLRETGYRCCATTELGRVRPGDDPFRLKRLPANSLDDPALFAAKLDGAYDWLGSIQSLSKKLRRLGRPLKARPQVPAPDVGALAIPNRRL; encoded by the coding sequence TTGCGCCTCGACCGCTCCATCACGCTGAATCTCGTGCAGCCCCTGCGCCGCTTGCTTGCCGCGCCAAAGCGGAGCGTGGGCTCGTCCAACGCTCCATCTCTCCTAACTCCCACCACTCTCCAGCATTCCACTTCCCCCGTCCCCATCCTGATGTACCACAGCATCTCGGATGCACCCGAACCCGGCGTGCCCGCCTATTACCAAACCAGCACCAGCCTCGCTGTCTTCCGCCAGCACATGGAATTCCTTGCCCAAAATGGCTACAAAGCTGTGAGCTTGAAAACGCTCGTTGCGGACCTGTGCGCTCCTTTCTCGCCGCCCACCACTCCGCCACTCCGCCACTCCACCACTCCATTTCCCCGTTTGGCAGCGATCACCTTCGACGATGGTTTCCGGAACTTTTACACGGAGGCCTTTTCAGTTTTGCAGCAGCACGGCTTCACCGCCACCATGTTCCTCTCGACCGCTTTTATCGGCGACACCCCTCGCCGTTTCTGCCCCGTCGGTAGCCAATCAAAAATCAAAAATCAAAAATCAAAAATCTTTCTCGACTGTCTCAAGTGGACTGAGGTGCTCGAACTCCACCGCGCCGGCATTGAATTTGGCTCCCATTCCGTCAACCATCCTAGACTCGTCGAACTGGACTGGCCCGCCGTACGCTCTGAGATTTGTGAGTCTAAATCCGAAATCGAGCAGCGCTTGGGTGAGGGGGTCACCACCTTCTGTTACCCCTACGCCTTCCCGCAAGCCGACCGCCAATTCGCCGGCCGGTTTGCTCAGTTGCTGCGCGAAACCGGCTACCGCTGCTGCGCCACCACCGAACTTGGGCGCGTCCGCCCTGGCGACGACCCCTTCCGCCTGAAGCGGCTCCCGGCCAACTCCCTGGACGACCCCGCCCTTTTCGCCGCCAAGCTCGACGGCGCCTACGATTGGCTCGGCTCCATCCAGTCACTGAGCAAAAAACTCCGTCGCCTCGGGAGACCCCTGAAGGCCAGGCCACAAGTTCCGGCTCCTGATGTGGGCGCTCTTGCGATTCCCAACCGGCGCCTGTAA
- a CDS encoding DUF433 domain-containing protein, whose product MIATRYRYVVRAPGVRSGLPIVEATRIGVHDIVAMVKTGATVDEVVASLPPLVRAKVYECLAYYEDHKSQLDPLVAAQIAHVDE is encoded by the coding sequence ATGATTGCAACCCGCTATCGCTATGTCGTCCGGGCCCCGGGCGTCCGCTCCGGCCTGCCCATCGTCGAGGCCACGCGGATTGGCGTGCATGACATCGTGGCGATGGTCAAGACCGGAGCTACAGTGGACGAAGTGGTCGCGAGCCTGCCGCCTCTTGTGCGCGCCAAGGTTTATGAGTGCCTGGCCTACTACGAGGACCACAAGAGCCAGTTGGACCCTTTGGTCGCTGCCCAGATTGCCCACGTGGACGAATGA
- a CDS encoding glycosyltransferase family A protein, whose amino-acid sequence MSYVIITPVRNEGAHFHQTLESVLAQTLRPLAWVIVDDGSTDITPQLVDAVAAQHPWIHAVHRTDRGFRQQGSGVIEAFYDGYAKLATLGSNSAPSLPSEGRGVRGEGSSSSAAWSFLVKLDGDLSFASDYFEQCFSRFVADPKLGIAGGRVYCRRNGATVEDSPGDPSFHVRGATKIYRRECWDQLGGLVRAPGWDTLDEVKANMLGWKTCSFPDLRLLQLKPTGSADGSWRNWVKNGRANYTSGYHPLFMLLKCLKRTVEKPYGIAALGLFTGFCAGYLRRLPQVPDPGLIRYLRRQQMNRLLGKRSLWSSPSLQHSNTPSRRASITPAPHSANG is encoded by the coding sequence GTGTCCTACGTCATCATCACCCCAGTCCGCAATGAGGGCGCACATTTTCACCAAACCCTCGAGTCCGTCCTCGCCCAAACCCTCCGCCCGCTCGCCTGGGTCATTGTCGATGACGGCTCGACCGACATCACCCCGCAACTTGTTGATGCCGTGGCTGCCCAGCATCCCTGGATTCACGCCGTTCACCGCACCGACCGCGGCTTCCGCCAGCAAGGCAGTGGCGTCATCGAAGCCTTCTACGACGGCTACGCCAAACTTGCGACCCTCGGCTCCAATTCCGCTCCCTCTCTCCCCTCCGAGGGGAGAGGGGTTAGGGGAGAGGGGTCCTCTTCCTCGGCTGCCTGGTCTTTCCTCGTCAAGCTCGACGGCGACCTCTCCTTCGCCTCAGATTACTTCGAGCAATGCTTCAGCCGTTTCGTCGCCGACCCTAAACTCGGCATCGCTGGCGGGCGTGTCTATTGCCGGCGTAATGGCGCCACCGTCGAAGATTCCCCCGGCGACCCCTCGTTCCATGTCCGCGGCGCCACCAAAATCTATCGGCGCGAATGCTGGGACCAACTCGGCGGCCTCGTGCGCGCCCCGGGCTGGGACACCCTCGACGAAGTCAAAGCCAACATGCTCGGTTGGAAGACCTGCTCCTTTCCCGACCTCCGCCTCCTCCAACTCAAGCCGACCGGTTCCGCCGACGGTTCCTGGAGAAACTGGGTCAAGAACGGACGCGCTAATTACACCAGTGGCTATCACCCGCTGTTCATGCTGCTCAAATGCCTTAAGCGCACTGTCGAAAAGCCCTACGGCATCGCCGCGCTGGGCCTCTTTACCGGCTTTTGCGCGGGATACCTCAGGCGCTTGCCTCAGGTCCCCGACCCCGGCCTCATCCGCTACCTCCGCCGCCAGCAGATGAATCGCTTATTGGGCAAACGGAGTCTCTGGAGTTCTCCATCACTCCAACACTCCAATACTCCATCACGTCGGGCCTCCATTACCCCAGCTCCGCATTCCGCCAATGGGTGA